The Mesorhizobium sp. B1-1-8 genome contains a region encoding:
- a CDS encoding ABC transporter permease produces MKNRWTLYDPRLAWLLIAPVLLLLIFFLVLPIAVMAAYTFFTFVTAGVETSALTTANWHEFLTDSYYHGFLLKTLRVGAITALLCGVLGYFPAYFIWATSFRHKWLLLLLLIVPFWISFTIRTFSWINILGEQGVINVALLKLGIINEPLPMLYNEGAVILGLLHFLLPYMILNVYVSLEGIDRTLIAAARSMGCTSAQAFREVTLPLSLPGLAAGLLLCFVLAAGSYVTPQLLGSGRDALFGNLIYDTIMGELNWPMGATLSIVLFVVLGFFAAIYTRYMGMSQIVKGLGG; encoded by the coding sequence ATGAAAAATCGATGGACATTGTATGATCCACGGCTGGCCTGGTTGCTGATCGCACCGGTGCTTTTGCTGCTGATCTTCTTCCTGGTGCTGCCGATCGCGGTGATGGCGGCCTATACGTTCTTTACCTTCGTCACCGCCGGCGTCGAAACCAGCGCGCTGACCACCGCCAACTGGCACGAATTCCTCACCGACAGCTATTATCACGGCTTCCTTCTGAAGACGCTGAGGGTCGGCGCCATCACCGCCCTGCTCTGCGGCGTGCTCGGCTATTTTCCGGCCTATTTCATCTGGGCGACGAGCTTCAGGCACAAGTGGCTGCTCCTGCTTTTGCTGATCGTGCCGTTCTGGATCAGCTTCACCATCCGCACCTTTTCCTGGATCAACATCCTGGGCGAACAGGGCGTCATCAACGTTGCGCTGCTGAAACTGGGCATCATCAACGAGCCGTTGCCGATGCTCTACAACGAAGGCGCGGTCATCCTCGGGCTGCTGCACTTCCTGCTGCCTTACATGATCCTCAATGTCTATGTCAGCCTCGAGGGTATCGACCGCACACTGATCGCGGCGGCCCGCTCGATGGGCTGCACCAGCGCGCAGGCGTTCCGGGAAGTCACGCTGCCGCTGTCGCTGCCCGGCCTCGCGGCGGGCCTGCTGCTCTGCTTCGTGCTGGCCGCCGGCAGCTATGTGACGCCGCAGCTGCTCGGTTCCGGGCGCGACGCGCTGTTCGGCAATTTGATCTACGACACCATCATGGGTGAACTGAACTGGCCGATGGGCGCCACGCTGTCGATCGTGCTGTTCGTCGTGCTCGGCTTCTTCGCCGCCATCTATACCCGCTACATGGGCATGTCGCAGATCGTCAAAGGGTTGGGTGGATGA
- a CDS encoding ABC transporter permease yields the protein MTGFVTVCVYIFMFAPIVATVILSFNASMFGGFPMTGFSLQWYGKLMANDAVLAAFQTSLWIALVTAAVTTAIGVVTAFALVRFEFPGKQALSTLVILPALVPETILGVGLLVLIKAIDQPRTMLLLVLGHIMLAVPYVVLIAQARMVGIRRVYEEAALSLGASRFASFREITLPLLIPAVVGGALLAFTISFDNTSASLFWRPAGVETMPTQILSMLKISISPEINALGTVMILVTVGIPLLGGLILQSLTRLKRRGEPKEEAK from the coding sequence ATGACCGGCTTCGTCACGGTCTGCGTCTATATCTTCATGTTCGCGCCGATCGTGGCGACGGTGATCCTGTCGTTCAACGCCTCGATGTTCGGCGGCTTCCCGATGACGGGCTTCAGCCTGCAATGGTACGGCAAGCTGATGGCCAATGACGCGGTGCTGGCCGCCTTCCAGACCTCGCTGTGGATCGCATTGGTCACCGCCGCCGTCACCACGGCAATAGGCGTCGTCACGGCGTTTGCGCTGGTGCGCTTCGAGTTCCCCGGCAAACAGGCGCTGAGCACGCTGGTGATCCTGCCGGCGCTGGTGCCGGAGACCATCCTCGGCGTCGGCCTGCTGGTGCTGATCAAGGCAATCGACCAGCCGAGGACGATGCTGCTCCTGGTGCTCGGTCATATCATGCTCGCCGTGCCCTATGTGGTGCTGATCGCGCAGGCGCGCATGGTCGGCATCCGGCGCGTCTATGAGGAGGCGGCGCTTTCGCTCGGCGCCTCGCGCTTTGCCTCCTTCCGCGAGATCACGCTGCCGCTGCTCATCCCCGCCGTCGTCGGCGGCGCGCTGCTCGCCTTCACCATCTCGTTCGACAACACGTCGGCCAGCCTGTTCTGGCGGCCGGCCGGCGTCGAGACCATGCCTACCCAGATCCTTTCGATGCTCAAGATCTCGATCAGTCCGGAGATCAACGCGCTCGGCACCGTGATGATCCTGGTGACCGTCGGCATCCCGCTGCTCGGCGGTCTTATCCTGCAGAGCCTGACCAGATTGAAACGACGTGGCGAACCAAAGGAGGAAGCGAAATGA
- a CDS encoding ABC transporter substrate-binding protein: MKLTTTKRLERLHDRYMNGGLSRRTFLTLTAAAAASAGLDMPWMRQALAAVEQVRFDGWGGTVQDAIDKYAFQPYTAKTKIKVVQGTFGDEDEIITKIKTAKPGDYQVVHSSGVNYYIKYVNGGLTSEINEANIPNMVNVLQPMIEPFRKLTPKLSAVPYDYGTTGIAYNTKVISPEEAKEKGAGLLLDKKYAGKVGGYDDMTTRVWYAALATGQDPNNLKDMDTIWAKVRETRDLAKKFWSSGAELMDLLSKGEIVVTDAWSGRVAALQDQGHPIGYLDPAGSYAWMEDMLILKGSPMAECEELVNFMLDPATAIAVAEGQSYPPSLDPTKVKLTEKIEKLPAFDKTGTMKALTFADPTYWATNEDAWTKQWNRISKGA, encoded by the coding sequence ATGAAACTTACCACCACCAAGCGGCTCGAACGGCTGCACGACCGCTACATGAATGGCGGCCTCAGCCGCCGCACTTTCCTGACGCTGACAGCGGCGGCGGCCGCCTCGGCCGGCCTCGACATGCCGTGGATGCGGCAGGCGCTCGCGGCGGTCGAGCAGGTCCGCTTCGACGGCTGGGGCGGCACGGTGCAGGACGCGATCGACAAATATGCCTTCCAGCCCTACACGGCCAAGACCAAGATCAAGGTGGTCCAGGGCACGTTCGGCGACGAGGACGAGATCATCACCAAGATCAAGACCGCGAAGCCCGGCGACTACCAGGTCGTGCATTCGTCCGGCGTCAACTACTACATCAAATATGTGAACGGCGGCCTGACTTCGGAGATCAACGAGGCCAACATTCCCAACATGGTGAATGTGCTGCAGCCGATGATCGAGCCGTTCCGCAAGCTGACGCCAAAACTCTCGGCCGTGCCCTATGACTACGGCACCACAGGCATCGCCTACAACACCAAGGTGATCTCGCCGGAGGAGGCGAAGGAAAAGGGTGCGGGCCTGCTGCTCGACAAGAAATATGCCGGCAAGGTCGGCGGCTATGACGACATGACCACACGCGTCTGGTACGCTGCTTTGGCCACCGGACAGGACCCCAACAACCTCAAGGACATGGACACGATCTGGGCCAAGGTGCGCGAGACACGCGACCTCGCCAAGAAGTTCTGGAGTTCCGGGGCGGAGCTGATGGACCTGCTTTCCAAAGGTGAGATCGTGGTGACTGATGCCTGGTCGGGCCGCGTCGCCGCCTTGCAGGACCAGGGTCATCCGATCGGCTATCTCGATCCGGCGGGTTCCTATGCCTGGATGGAGGACATGCTGATCCTGAAAGGCTCGCCGATGGCCGAGTGTGAAGAACTCGTCAACTTCATGCTCGATCCGGCGACCGCGATCGCGGTGGCAGAAGGTCAGAGCTATCCGCCGTCGCTCGACCCGACCAAAGTCAAGCTCACCGAGAAGATCGAGAAGCTGCCGGCTTTCGACAAGACCGGCACGATGAAGGCGCTGACCTTCGCCGATCCGACCTACTGGGCGACCAACGAGGACGCCTGGACCAAGCAGTGGAACAGGATCTCGAAAGGTGCCTGA
- a CDS encoding ABC transporter ATP-binding protein, with amino-acid sequence MPDSHDLSEAPRPAVAGVAKAGAGGPVSSKGAETSQPAVEFRNIDIAYGKFVAVRDFSLSIRKGSFVTLLGPSGCGKTTILRSIAGLVDISSGQIMIDGRRVDDIPIYKRNIGLVFQSYALFPHKTVFDNVAFGLKYRNVPKPEIARRVGQALDMVRLPGSEKKLPSQLSGGQQQRIALARAIVFEPQVLLLDEPLSALDANMREEMRVEIKKIQRETGITAIFVTHDQEEALSMSDRIVVMNAGSAEQIGAPQEVYDAPATAFVADFLGKANMLAGTVSRSEAPTSVMLAAGQTVNVISPRPLASGSKVTVVVRPQKLSVGAAGTSNRLSGRVVSTSYLGGSAIYEVDIGGSSSIRANAPINGQILREGESVDLGFDADDCVLLDDGGQRIS; translated from the coding sequence GTGCCTGACAGCCACGACCTTTCCGAAGCACCCCGGCCGGCAGTGGCCGGGGTGGCAAAAGCTGGCGCCGGCGGACCTGTCTCAAGCAAAGGCGCGGAGACGAGCCAGCCGGCGGTCGAGTTCCGCAACATCGACATTGCCTATGGCAAGTTCGTCGCGGTGCGGGATTTCTCGCTCTCGATCCGCAAGGGCAGCTTCGTCACCTTGCTGGGACCTTCGGGCTGCGGCAAGACCACGATCCTGCGCTCCATAGCCGGGCTGGTCGACATATCGAGCGGGCAGATCATGATCGACGGGCGTCGGGTCGACGACATTCCGATCTACAAGCGCAACATCGGGCTGGTCTTCCAGAGCTACGCGCTGTTCCCCCACAAGACCGTATTCGACAACGTCGCCTTCGGCCTGAAATACCGCAACGTGCCCAAGCCCGAGATCGCGCGAAGGGTCGGCCAGGCGCTCGACATGGTGCGGCTGCCGGGCAGCGAGAAGAAACTGCCCTCGCAACTGTCGGGCGGGCAGCAGCAGCGCATCGCGCTCGCCCGCGCCATCGTCTTCGAGCCGCAGGTGCTGCTGCTGGACGAGCCGCTGTCGGCGCTCGACGCCAATATGCGCGAAGAAATGCGCGTGGAGATCAAGAAGATCCAGAGGGAGACCGGGATCACCGCCATCTTCGTGACGCACGACCAGGAAGAAGCGCTCTCCATGTCGGATCGCATCGTTGTGATGAACGCGGGATCGGCCGAGCAAATCGGCGCGCCGCAAGAAGTCTACGATGCGCCGGCCACCGCCTTCGTCGCCGATTTCCTCGGCAAGGCCAACATGCTTGCCGGCACAGTGAGCCGTTCTGAGGCACCGACTTCCGTCATGCTTGCCGCCGGCCAGACGGTGAATGTGATTTCTCCGAGGCCGCTTGCGAGCGGCAGCAAAGTCACTGTCGTGGTCCGGCCCCAGAAACTGTCTGTGGGCGCGGCGGGGACTTCCAATCGGCTGTCCGGCCGCGTCGTCTCGACCTCGTATCTGGGCGGAAGCGCCATCTACGAAGTCGACATCGGCGGCAGCTCGAGTATCCGTGCCAACGCCCCGATCAATGGCCAGATCCTGCGTGAAGGGGAGTCCGTCGACCTCGGCTTCGATGCGGATGACTGCGTTCTTCTTGATGACGGCGGGCAACGGATTTCGTAG